ATGATGATTTGCCTGCTTATTATCATGCTTGCGATGTTTTTACTCTCCCATCGGTTGCCAGAAGCGAAGCCTTTGGTTTGGTTCAGCTTGAGGCCCATGCTTGCGGGAAGCCGGTGGTAAGCACCAATTTAACAACCGGGGTTCCTTATGCTAACCTGGATGGGGTAACAGGCATTATTGTTCCTCCCTGCTCAACGGAGGCACTTTCCGGAGCTATAAACAAACTTTTAAATGATGAGAACTTGCGAAACAAATACGGCACTAACGGTAAAAGAAGAGTAAATGAGGAATTTACCAAGGAATTGATGGCAAAACGAGTCTTGGAAATTTATGAGGAACTGATGGTTTAGGGGATGTGGAAATTGCGAAAATTGTAAGGTTAGCGTGATATTTTTTGTTATTGTGAGGAGTCAGAGCGATTAAAACGAGATTGCCACGCCCCACAGAACGGGGGCTCGCAATGACAGATAGTTTGTCATTATGCCTGCCCGCCAGTAACTCTGTCTCAGGTAGGCGGGAG
The Candidatus Oleimmundimicrobium sp. genome window above contains:
- a CDS encoding glycosyltransferase, whose protein sequence is AMKAVDGQLLLVGEGPLKNDLKKLATDLGIEDRVHFVGKVVDDDLPAYYHACDVFTLPSVARSEAFGLVQLEAHACGKPVVSTNLTTGVPYANLDGVTGIIVPPCSTEALSGAINKLLNDENLRNKYGTNGKRRVNEEFTKELMAKRVLEIYEELMV